A single bacterium HR11 DNA region contains:
- the mshA_1 gene encoding D-inositol 3-phosphate glycosyltransferase, whose product MRDNEKPTTVTAELPNCRMAERPGHQTVMRLGLDVSTVRAGATGVGYVVYHLWRALRAYEGLECVPLVPHMTVATDSRPPAYRPHCWPTRLAWLQLELPSALRTTDLDLLHFPNYLAPLRCPLPYVVHFHDLSVFRYPDLQPLRKRWIFRVLLTRVARSAACVVTVSHTMAREIAEYFGLPLERVATVWNGYDPAFGPVDRDAQRDVCRRYGLEPPFFLFVGAIHPRKNLETLLRAFDVFRRWGYPHHLVVVGPRGWQYQAVFRLWRRLHLEDRVHFLGYVPRSDLVGLYNAATALTYPSLYEGFGLPVVEAMACGTPVAASRIPALQEISGPAAYWVEPRDVSGWAEAMARLADDGALRDDLRAAGLARAPQFSWDRAAAELVRLYDRVLNEMSPPTGAGGATLPEVHAPDPSALADAVRQSLLYFALFKHPVTLQELHHSLPNRPVPLETLQAFLQTRPWPELQCQNGFYAWCEAGESVPSWLARRRRREQKFEALWTRYGHHVHRLARLPYVRMVGLSGGGMFGTDIRDLDLFIITRPGRTALVYWMIVLLTRALGVRSVLCANYFIDETALTLPEQDYYTAHQVIHLRPVVGYDHYLAFWAANPWVVRLFPNAHPWPPEGPALPKVGARWLEWVLDVLGGPLWNRVGLWLLRWWLRSKAGPESDLRLTPHVLKLHLHDYRKRILTRLKRLFSSNSLHTQV is encoded by the coding sequence ATGAGGGATAACGAGAAGCCGACGACGGTTACCGCCGAGCTCCCGAACTGCCGAATGGCCGAGCGACCCGGGCATCAGACGGTCATGCGATTGGGTCTGGACGTCAGCACGGTTCGCGCCGGGGCCACGGGGGTCGGTTATGTCGTGTACCACCTGTGGCGGGCCCTGCGGGCTTACGAGGGCCTGGAGTGTGTCCCCCTGGTCCCCCATATGACCGTAGCGACGGATTCACGACCGCCAGCGTACCGGCCTCACTGTTGGCCGACGCGCCTGGCCTGGCTTCAACTGGAACTTCCCTCAGCCTTACGGACCACCGACTTGGATCTCCTTCATTTTCCGAACTACTTGGCCCCCCTACGGTGTCCCCTCCCGTATGTCGTCCACTTCCATGACCTGTCGGTATTTCGTTATCCAGACCTACAGCCCCTTCGGAAGCGATGGATTTTCCGGGTCCTCCTGACACGGGTCGCCCGTTCGGCCGCCTGTGTCGTGACCGTATCCCACACGATGGCTCGGGAGATCGCCGAGTACTTTGGACTCCCCCTCGAGCGGGTCGCCACCGTCTGGAACGGTTACGACCCGGCCTTCGGTCCGGTCGACCGGGACGCCCAGCGAGATGTGTGCCGCCGTTATGGATTGGAGCCGCCCTTCTTCCTGTTTGTCGGTGCGATCCACCCTCGGAAGAACCTGGAGACGCTCTTGCGGGCCTTCGACGTCTTTCGCCGCTGGGGCTACCCGCATCACCTCGTCGTCGTCGGCCCCCGGGGCTGGCAATATCAGGCAGTCTTCCGACTATGGCGTCGTCTGCACTTGGAAGACCGGGTCCACTTTCTGGGCTACGTCCCCCGGTCCGACCTGGTGGGTCTTTACAATGCGGCTACGGCCCTGACGTATCCCTCCCTCTATGAGGGCTTTGGTCTGCCTGTCGTCGAAGCGATGGCCTGTGGGACGCCGGTCGCCGCCTCTCGGATCCCGGCCCTACAAGAAATCAGCGGTCCGGCCGCTTATTGGGTCGAGCCCCGGGACGTCTCGGGATGGGCCGAAGCGATGGCTCGTCTGGCCGACGACGGGGCCCTGCGGGACGACCTCCGGGCGGCCGGCTTAGCCCGGGCCCCCCAGTTTTCATGGGACCGGGCGGCGGCCGAGCTGGTCCGTCTATACGACCGAGTGTTGAACGAGATGTCCCCACCGACCGGGGCGGGCGGCGCGACCCTGCCCGAGGTCCACGCCCCCGATCCATCGGCCCTGGCTGACGCCGTCCGGCAGAGCCTCCTGTACTTCGCCCTCTTCAAACACCCCGTGACCCTGCAGGAACTCCATCACAGTCTCCCGAACCGGCCCGTGCCGCTCGAGACCCTGCAGGCCTTCCTCCAGACCCGGCCCTGGCCAGAGCTTCAGTGCCAAAACGGGTTCTACGCCTGGTGCGAGGCCGGGGAGTCCGTCCCATCGTGGCTGGCTCGCCGACGTCGACGAGAACAAAAGTTTGAGGCCCTCTGGACCCGGTACGGACACCATGTCCACCGGCTCGCCCGACTCCCGTATGTCCGCATGGTCGGCCTCTCCGGCGGCGGCATGTTCGGGACCGATATCCGAGACCTGGACCTCTTTATCATCACCCGCCCAGGTCGCACAGCCCTCGTGTACTGGATGATCGTCCTACTGACCCGCGCCCTGGGAGTCCGATCGGTCCTCTGTGCCAATTACTTCATCGACGAGACGGCCCTCACCCTGCCCGAGCAGGACTACTACACGGCCCATCAGGTCATTCACTTGCGGCCCGTCGTCGGCTACGACCACTACCTGGCCTTCTGGGCCGCCAACCCGTGGGTCGTCCGCCTGTTTCCGAATGCTCACCCCTGGCCGCCCGAGGGACCGGCTCTCCCGAAGGTCGGGGCCCGATGGCTGGAGTGGGTCCTGGACGTCCTGGGCGGACCCCTCTGGAATCGGGTCGGCCTTTGGCTTTTACGGTGGTGGCTTCGCTCCAAGGCCGGCCCCGAGTCCGACCTCCGCTTGACGCCCCACGTCCTGAAGCTTCACCTGCACGACTACCGGAAGCGCATCCTGACCCGCTTAAAACGCCTCTTCTCGTCGAACTCACTCCACACTCAGGTTTAA